The following proteins are encoded in a genomic region of Candidatus Zixiibacteriota bacterium:
- a CDS encoding VWA domain-containing protein, translating into MSYFEILLLALLIAYIVVGFGLLMWSTRSQKRFAKDLFVTRRSNRRMVAKGGRFEVALNARAEGHQRREVQPLRIVLVVDRSSSMMSEKVAGSPLHIAVRSVIEFARQLDLTRHRIGLVQFDTSAEILCELTGSAPLVAAAAKRIRGGGGTDALPGIEDAAALLGYSDTESASGIDGTNRDVVILLTDGETYNEDKIAKLCESLKTKNGLRIITIGLGSEVNSDFLASIASPSPGSSDESGPAEYHQVLDVSQLVSVYRSLAVQIAASVGGGGTLEETISRRKFTYVGFGEDHEPVKHLSEDGTVQWIFPAINEAPQEVRYYIKGNRVGWHRIVERSASLDYFSIPDNVHHRYDPRLPKYGQAEDDKEVHEERCRSNRNPHILVTPRFGPAILWAIFLNPLFWILWSAFSRLHKRRSGKAVSESESSLTPPPLKQPKPMKLVPPQALECPPLRPTMVVGLGKSGRHVLSAYKAMIADTCGGTYPSDKIKLLQIDTDIRTDDREFDFAGSSLTDDESADLSADVFELHQRLLVKKEPHLRWYIASRLAGLPREVFNTAGGVHRVRQVARLALFQHLNDPEAVIRQRLQSAIEFLSEFLLDGKTAQVFIVGSSSGGTGSAIAHDLAYLIRRGLQLRLPKGREHAQTIGFFLGNTCFAPHSRNIATYQKNSRSLLEEAGRFMTNTELPLMIDYGTAVSDITGCPEGTGPVASDSTENAASAPGSIYDQVYVVDPAPEGYRDSAGMTGTVVAEDGHYPALADILSHYSLEDTGFQKFIAKSIWERNADRTVKEQKGHISNINARAVRFPIGLTSTWLAHRFVHEWFIGRSLWAEQIAGEFVPAQDLPKDGLSLDSLLRDDNLGPSSDPPMLFDILDELAEDLRSGWDRNWSTAFRRIQVNEGVDYGRDYVRKQSKIAFFSVLSWMLRSLNDSGHDDSQEINGALPKTINRLTEFRDLTEKAALNLSRLPIGNLTETGAESFLHWKARIVEELLDSYYQVADTCLRITRRWYRCLLGVSPENEKNREAGVCQRIAHSLRSDENDLSFLKTIRSVKYQTDELFRDDLYNRYLKPYLDNGGFRSRLRWQLDALALKQLSAGMSSGAGSFGTDRINARILKLAVLVDDEQPPVEFSDPVKDAEGICQALSDVAKKLNQAYEYCRAFADNGADDRREHLSRTDLIIQATPEGGATFDRKRLVLDSEVFKDVVVDAIADRFPLYPMPMCRTVIDCEIGIPIDRAVSWATEAIPDIANYVFLEEQFSTVLQGLIDSQLHERFDDFSVRLRQYFNYFDRLQEFLYLALKRDIRPTVNPSGQELLAWCHGDQTDYLTDTGTGLLEGMSSFIGNRHRFSEVEIDRNEFLRVISAHHSTPAVDFRQLPKPMPKEIGYLLKLIEKSNGYLDIRI; encoded by the coding sequence ATGAGCTACTTTGAAATATTGTTGCTGGCCCTGCTGATCGCTTACATAGTGGTGGGATTCGGTCTGTTGATGTGGTCCACACGATCTCAAAAACGCTTCGCCAAAGATCTGTTTGTCACTCGGCGCTCCAACAGACGAATGGTAGCCAAAGGTGGGCGTTTCGAGGTCGCACTCAATGCCCGGGCTGAGGGGCACCAACGGCGCGAGGTACAGCCTTTGCGAATAGTTTTGGTTGTTGACCGGTCCAGCAGTATGATGTCGGAAAAAGTGGCCGGAAGTCCATTACACATTGCCGTTCGCTCCGTCATTGAATTCGCCCGCCAACTCGATCTCACCAGACACCGGATCGGACTGGTGCAGTTTGACACTTCGGCGGAGATACTGTGTGAATTGACCGGGAGTGCACCGTTGGTAGCAGCTGCGGCCAAGCGAATCAGGGGAGGCGGGGGGACCGATGCCTTGCCCGGCATAGAGGACGCCGCAGCGCTCTTGGGATACAGCGACACAGAATCCGCGTCCGGCATCGATGGTACCAATCGCGACGTTGTCATTCTGCTTACCGACGGGGAAACCTACAACGAAGACAAGATCGCCAAACTGTGTGAATCTCTAAAGACCAAGAACGGCTTGCGCATTATTACCATCGGATTGGGGTCCGAAGTCAACTCCGATTTTCTGGCAAGCATAGCCAGCCCGTCTCCGGGTTCGTCAGATGAGTCGGGTCCTGCCGAATACCACCAGGTCCTCGATGTTTCCCAATTGGTTTCGGTGTATCGCTCACTGGCCGTACAAATCGCGGCATCAGTCGGCGGCGGAGGTACCCTTGAAGAGACCATCAGTCGGCGAAAATTCACTTACGTGGGCTTCGGAGAAGATCATGAACCGGTGAAGCATCTTTCTGAGGACGGCACGGTGCAGTGGATATTCCCCGCAATCAATGAAGCCCCGCAGGAAGTGCGGTATTACATCAAAGGTAACCGAGTGGGTTGGCATCGCATTGTCGAACGGAGCGCCTCGCTCGATTACTTTTCGATACCCGACAACGTGCACCATAGGTATGACCCGCGGCTGCCGAAATATGGCCAGGCCGAGGATGACAAGGAAGTCCATGAAGAACGATGCCGCTCCAACCGTAATCCACACATATTGGTGACCCCCAGATTCGGTCCGGCGATCCTCTGGGCCATCTTTCTGAACCCGCTCTTTTGGATTTTGTGGTCGGCCTTCTCCCGGCTGCACAAACGCCGGTCAGGCAAGGCTGTAAGCGAATCCGAGAGTTCCTTGACTCCTCCGCCACTTAAGCAACCAAAGCCAATGAAACTTGTCCCGCCTCAGGCTCTGGAGTGCCCTCCCCTTCGTCCGACTATGGTGGTTGGGCTGGGCAAGAGCGGACGTCACGTACTCAGTGCCTACAAGGCCATGATTGCCGACACCTGCGGAGGCACCTATCCTTCGGACAAAATCAAGTTGCTCCAGATTGATACTGACATACGCACTGATGACCGGGAGTTTGATTTCGCCGGCTCCTCACTGACCGATGATGAATCGGCAGACCTTTCCGCCGATGTTTTCGAGTTGCATCAGCGACTGCTGGTTAAGAAGGAGCCTCACCTTCGCTGGTATATTGCGTCGCGGTTGGCCGGTTTGCCGCGGGAAGTATTCAATACTGCCGGCGGTGTACACCGCGTAAGACAGGTTGCTCGACTGGCCCTGTTCCAACATCTGAACGATCCCGAGGCGGTGATACGACAGCGCTTGCAGAGTGCGATCGAATTCTTGTCCGAATTCCTTCTAGACGGCAAGACCGCCCAGGTGTTCATCGTCGGGTCAAGCTCGGGCGGCACTGGCTCTGCCATCGCTCATGATCTTGCTTACCTGATCCGACGTGGTCTCCAACTTCGACTGCCCAAAGGGCGCGAACACGCCCAGACCATCGGTTTCTTCCTTGGCAACACCTGCTTTGCACCGCATAGCCGCAACATTGCCACCTACCAGAAGAATTCTCGCTCTCTGCTGGAGGAAGCCGGTCGCTTTATGACCAATACTGAGTTGCCCCTGATGATAGATTACGGAACCGCAGTTTCGGACATCACCGGGTGCCCCGAAGGGACCGGTCCGGTAGCGTCCGACTCCACGGAGAACGCTGCAAGTGCGCCTGGTAGCATATATGACCAGGTATACGTAGTCGATCCGGCGCCGGAGGGATATCGAGACTCGGCCGGTATGACCGGTACCGTTGTCGCAGAGGACGGCCACTACCCTGCCCTGGCGGACATCCTGTCTCACTACTCGCTTGAAGACACAGGTTTCCAAAAGTTCATCGCCAAAAGTATCTGGGAAAGAAACGCTGATCGAACCGTTAAAGAGCAAAAAGGACACATAAGTAACATTAATGCCCGGGCTGTTCGTTTCCCAATCGGCTTGACCTCCACGTGGCTTGCCCACCGTTTTGTCCACGAGTGGTTCATTGGCAGGTCACTTTGGGCGGAGCAAATAGCCGGTGAATTCGTACCGGCCCAGGACCTTCCGAAGGATGGTTTGAGCCTTGATTCACTGCTGCGTGATGACAACCTGGGTCCATCATCGGACCCACCTATGTTGTTCGACATCCTGGACGAGTTAGCCGAGGATCTTCGGTCGGGCTGGGACAGGAACTGGAGTACCGCATTTCGCCGTATTCAGGTCAATGAGGGTGTTGATTACGGCCGGGACTATGTTCGAAAGCAGTCGAAGATTGCGTTCTTTTCTGTCTTGAGTTGGATGCTCCGTTCGCTGAACGACTCCGGCCACGACGATTCGCAGGAAATCAATGGAGCTCTGCCGAAGACCATAAATCGGCTGACCGAGTTCCGCGATCTAACCGAGAAGGCCGCTCTGAACCTGAGCCGACTGCCGATAGGCAATCTCACCGAAACAGGCGCCGAATCGTTTCTTCATTGGAAAGCGCGCATTGTCGAAGAGTTGTTGGATAGCTACTATCAAGTGGCCGATACTTGTCTCCGCATCACCCGACGTTGGTACCGATGCCTGCTGGGTGTGTCGCCGGAGAACGAGAAGAACCGCGAGGCAGGCGTCTGCCAGCGTATTGCGCATTCGCTGCGCTCCGATGAAAACGACCTGAGTTTCCTTAAGACTATTCGCAGCGTTAAGTACCAGACGGACGAACTGTTCCGCGATGATTTGTACAATCGATATCTGAAGCCGTACCTCGACAACGGCGGTTTCCGCTCCCGGCTTAGATGGCAGTTGGATGCCCTGGCACTGAAACAACTCAGCGCCGGCATGTCCAGTGGAGCCGGCAGCTTTGGTACTGATCGGATAAACGCGCGAATACTGAAGTTGGCCGTACTGGTCGACGATGAGCAACCACCGGTTGAGTTTTCGGACCCTGTCAAGGACGCCGAAGGTATCTGCCAAGCTCTGAGCGATGTCGCCAAGAAGCTGAACCAAGCCTATGAATACTGCCGTGCCTTTGCAGATAATGGCGCCGACGACCGACGAGAGCACCTGTCCAGAACCGACCTGATCATTCAGGCAACGCCCGAAGGAGGCGCCACCTTCGACCGCAAGCGATTGGTGTTGGACTCGGAAGTGTTCAAGGACGTGGTAGTGGATGCCATAGCCGATCGATTCCCCTTGTATCCAATGCCGATGTGTCGAACGGTCATAGACTGTGAGATAGGTATCCCCATCGATCGCGCTGTATCCTGGGCAACCGAAGCCATACCGGACATTGCCAACTATGTATTCCTTGAAGAGCAGTTCTCAACTGTGTTGCAGGGACTTATTGATAGCCAGCTCCACGAACGGTTCGACGATTTTTCGGTGCGTCTGCGCCAGTACTTTAACTACTTCGACCGCTTGCAGGAGTTCTTGTATCTCGCTCTGAAGCGCGACATCCGCCCCACCGTCAACCCGAGCGGTCAGGAATTACTGGCTTGGTGTCACGGCGATCAGACCGACTACCTTACCGACACTGGCACCGGTCTATTGGAGGGGATGAGTAGCTTCATAGGTAATCGACACAGGTTCTCGGAAGTTGAGATAGATCGTAATGAGTTCCTGCGTGTTATCAGCGCCCATCATTCAACGCCGGCCGTGGACTTTCGACAATTGCCGAAACCGATGCCGAAGGAGATCGGTTATCTCCTGAAGCTGATCGAGAAATCCAACGGGTATCTCGACATTCGCATTTAG
- a CDS encoding metallophosphatase family protein — protein sequence MIAILGDIHANVEALRAVIAHCESSGVEQYYSVGDVIGYYANPCETIDLLNEQKARAVLGNHELYVQKNVDFDHISPTAAAAIEWTRKTLRAEDRAYIEQLPWSIRVDGPVPFRVVHASLMYPFDWTYVIDLNRAVNALAVQDTPVCFYGHTHQPMAFSVGTRTTAGYFDKIKLREGSRYLINVGSVGQPRNGDTGAHVVIFDPKKREVRLELIPYDPAPTIKGLRSAGLPSELSDYLSGRG from the coding sequence GTGATAGCTATTCTGGGTGACATACACGCGAATGTGGAGGCGCTTCGGGCTGTGATAGCCCACTGTGAATCGTCCGGGGTCGAACAGTATTACTCGGTGGGCGATGTAATCGGCTACTACGCCAACCCGTGCGAGACAATCGACTTGTTGAATGAACAAAAAGCAAGGGCAGTGCTGGGCAATCACGAGTTGTACGTACAGAAGAACGTTGATTTCGATCACATCAGCCCCACCGCGGCGGCGGCAATCGAGTGGACACGGAAGACCCTTCGGGCGGAAGATCGAGCGTACATAGAGCAATTGCCCTGGTCAATCAGAGTCGACGGTCCCGTACCGTTTCGCGTCGTTCACGCCTCTCTGATGTACCCCTTCGACTGGACCTACGTGATTGATCTCAACCGGGCTGTCAACGCCCTTGCCGTCCAGGATACGCCCGTGTGCTTCTATGGACACACACACCAGCCGATGGCTTTTTCGGTCGGAACGCGAACGACGGCCGGTTACTTCGATAAGATCAAGCTGCGCGAGGGTTCCAGGTATCTGATTAATGTCGGTAGTGTCGGTCAGCCAAGGAACGGCGATACCGGGGCTCATGTGGTAATATTCGATCCGAAAAAGCGGGAGGTGCGTTTGGAACTGATACCCTATGATCCTGCGCCGACGATTAAAGGTCTGCGGTCAGCGGGTCTCCCGTCCGAGTTGTCGGATTACTTGAGTGGCCGGGGTTGA
- a CDS encoding bifunctional serine/threonine-protein kinase/formylglycine-generating enzyme family protein: MDENKHSAAELFYQPDQLLLYAKRVLPRRFELHETLLDTQNGVFVSAFDHSENRAITLKLFPEILASDKDSAGRILTEVQRSLRLSHANTWSVRVLDRVDDLQFLCLDRIDGKPLLTFIGTNPKPKFAETVLVQCLLALCYAHKQKVLHGDIRPASILIDTDNKVTLIDFGVSRTVTEMLTRVTNITPSTGHLYSAPEFIRGKSYSRASEFYSLACIMYELLTGDPPFLVGNLAHQHIHENPQPLDKSVVSRHPFVSQFIDLGLIKDPDKRIDGLHDMLTQVASNTPRATASLAGFKKGVRSKRAKRLLPRLSLLLVPIFLIAVAIWFAVNAYEEHRLTELRRSLGLQFAIVARGEFEMGDRQAASDANNPWHPVSITREFYISMHETTIGQYMAFLNNRHEGVSVGKPDVPTTVVPVGDRYVVSAGTDPSLPVTEIGWESAMDYCRWLSGLSADSLYILPTEAQWEFAARDGSVRKYPQGDEPPEMNCAGTGPMPVGRHKHTRELYNICANVSEWVFDFYDPDYFRSPENSVDPIGPPSGNSHVVRGGSYLDSAAMCEIHVRRSGAQVKPQALGFRVIRVPRADTLHFEDFLKGM, translated from the coding sequence ATGGATGAGAACAAACATAGCGCCGCCGAGTTGTTCTATCAGCCGGATCAACTATTGCTCTATGCCAAGAGAGTGCTGCCCCGGAGATTTGAACTGCATGAGACCTTACTTGACACCCAGAACGGGGTCTTCGTATCGGCTTTCGATCATTCGGAAAACCGCGCTATAACACTCAAGCTGTTCCCGGAGATATTGGCCTCCGACAAAGATAGCGCCGGCAGGATTCTTACCGAGGTCCAACGTTCACTTCGCCTGTCTCACGCAAACACCTGGAGCGTTCGGGTGTTGGATCGGGTGGACGACCTGCAATTCTTGTGTCTGGACCGGATAGATGGAAAGCCCCTGCTGACATTCATCGGCACCAATCCCAAACCCAAGTTTGCCGAAACCGTTCTGGTGCAATGTCTATTGGCCCTCTGTTATGCCCACAAACAGAAAGTACTGCACGGCGACATACGTCCGGCGTCGATCCTGATCGACACTGATAATAAAGTAACCCTTATCGATTTTGGTGTATCACGAACAGTCACGGAAATGCTCACTCGGGTTACCAACATCACACCCTCTACCGGACACTTGTATTCCGCTCCCGAATTCATACGGGGTAAGTCCTACAGCCGAGCATCTGAGTTTTACTCGCTGGCGTGCATCATGTATGAGTTGTTAACGGGCGATCCACCCTTTCTGGTGGGCAACCTGGCCCACCAGCATATACACGAAAACCCACAGCCGCTGGACAAGTCGGTAGTTTCACGTCATCCCTTCGTGTCCCAATTCATTGATCTGGGTTTGATCAAGGACCCGGATAAACGCATCGACGGATTGCACGACATGCTCACGCAGGTTGCCAGTAATACTCCCCGCGCAACAGCCAGCCTGGCAGGATTCAAGAAGGGTGTGAGGTCCAAGCGTGCCAAACGCCTACTCCCCCGTCTGTCCTTGCTTCTCGTTCCGATATTCCTGATCGCGGTTGCCATCTGGTTCGCTGTCAATGCGTATGAAGAACACCGACTGACGGAATTGCGTCGATCACTGGGGCTCCAGTTTGCTATCGTGGCTCGGGGCGAGTTCGAGATGGGTGATCGGCAGGCCGCTTCGGACGCCAACAATCCATGGCACCCGGTATCCATCACGCGGGAGTTTTATATCAGCATGCACGAAACGACCATAGGTCAATACATGGCATTTCTCAACAATCGCCACGAAGGTGTGAGCGTCGGTAAGCCCGATGTCCCGACCACGGTGGTGCCTGTGGGTGACCGATATGTAGTCTCAGCCGGCACCGACCCGAGCCTGCCGGTGACCGAGATCGGGTGGGAATCGGCCATGGACTATTGCCGATGGTTGTCCGGACTTTCTGCGGATTCGCTTTACATCCTGCCGACCGAAGCGCAATGGGAGTTTGCTGCGCGCGACGGATCGGTACGAAAGTACCCCCAAGGAGATGAACCACCCGAGATGAACTGCGCCGGTACCGGTCCGATGCCGGTGGGAAGGCACAAGCATACACGTGAGCTCTACAATATCTGTGCCAACGTCTCGGAATGGGTCTTCGACTTTTACGATCCCGATTATTTTCGTTCTCCAGAAAACAGTGTCGATCCGATCGGGCCGCCGAGCGGGAATTCCCACGTTGTCAGAGGTGGGTCCTACCTGGATTCGGCAGCCATGTGTGAAATTCACGTTCGAAGGAGTGGTGCCCAGGTGAAGCCGCAGGCTCTTGGATTCCGAGTAATCAGAGTTCCCAGAGCGGACACTCTACATTTTGAAGACTTTCTGAAAGGAATGTGA